A region from the Benincasa hispida cultivar B227 chromosome 12, ASM972705v1, whole genome shotgun sequence genome encodes:
- the LOC120067061 gene encoding uncharacterized protein LOC120067061: MSSSSSSSSSSSSSSSFPPLSSSPSPSLQRSISSIQNSEAERRLREAEDRLREAIEELQRRQRKVAACGSHHHQTREQPPPCDHAAYESSCVANAIGNLCQTFLLSYGVRVGIGILLRAFKLARRQSYSSILDLKQLVSEKDLIVREEACRIGLLFGGFTGSYHALRCLLRKWRKRETPFNVILAGSVAGLSVLALDDSNRRRTLALYLMARLAQCAYNSAKSKNKFHLWGSHWRHGDSLLFAMACAQVMYSFVMRPESLPKSYRDFIQKTGPVAEPVYKAVRDSCRGYPVDVASLSSYLSRRQNTGYENLEEFPSIIPCNIIHPDTNSCLAHNGKAASATFKKTFPLYFSLTFVPFVVLHLQKFMDAPGRTCWLAVKGAVRSTSFLSAFVGIFQVVICLHRKVATKDHKLVYWVAGGISALSVLLEKKGRRSELALYVLPRAVDSWWYILVNRHLLPNIKNAEVFLFSICMGGIMYYLEYEPDTMAPFLRGLIRRFLASRISNSSTTSSRDVSHSYLNTLDAMKKPNLEDNREVEAARSEKYNLESIPGL; the protein is encoded by the exons ATgtcatcctcttcttcttcttcttcttcttcctcctcctcttcCTCTTTCCCCCCTTTGTCCTCATCTCCATCGCCGTCTCTACAGAGGAGCATCAGCAGCATCCAGAATTCGGAGGCTGAGCGGCGTCTTCGTGAGGCGGAGGACCGGCTCCGGGAAGCTATTGAGGAGCTTCAGCGGCGACAGCGGAAAGTAGCGGCGTGTGGATCTCATCATCATCAGACTCGGGAACAGCCCCCGCCGTGTGATCATGCTGCTTATGAGTCCTCCTGTGTGGCTAATGCCATTGGTAACCTCTGCCAGACCTTCCTTCTCTCTTATGGTGTTAGAGTTGGCATTGGTATACTTCTCCGCGCTTTCAAGCTCGCGCGGAGACAGTCCTATTCATCTATTCTTGATCTCAAG CAACTTGTCTCAGAGAAAGACTTGATAGTGAGGGAAGAGGCATGTCGTATTGGTTTGCTTTTTGGTGGATTTACTGGGTCATATCATGCCCTTAGATGCTTGCTTAGAAAGTGGAGAAAGAGAGAGACACCTTTTAATGT AATTTTAGCAGGTTCAGTGGCTGGTCTGTCTGTTTTAGCATTAGATGACTCAAACCGGAGGCGTactcttgctttatatcttatgGCTAGACTTGCTCAG TGTGCCTATAATTCTGCAAAATCCAAGAACAAGTTCCACCTCTGGGGAAGTCACTGGAGACATGGTGATTCTCTGCTTTTTGCCATGGCATGTGCACAG GTTATGTATTCCTTTGTAATGCGTCCTGAGAGCTTGCCAAAATCATATCGGGACTTCATTCAAAAGACAGGCCCAGTTGCCGAACCTGTCTACAAGGCTGTACGAGATAGTTGTAGGGGCTATCCCGTGGATGTTGCTTCACTTTCTTCTTACTTGTCACGCAGGCAAAACACTGGCTACGAAAATCTAGAGGAATTTCCTTCCATTATTCCTTGTAATATAATCCATCCAGACACGAATTCGTGCCTGGCTCACAATGGGAAGGCAGCATCAGCCACATTCAAGAAGACATTTCCTCTTTACTTTTCTTTGACATTTGTTCCATTCGTTGTTCTGCACCTGCAGAAA TTCATGGATGCTCCCGGCCGTACCTGTTGGCTTGCTGTGAAAGGTGCAGTTCGGTCAACAAGTTTTTTGTCTGCCTTTGTTGGCATTTTTCAG GTGGTCATTTGTTTGCATAGGAAAGTTGCAACCAAGGACCACAAACTCGTATATTGGGTTGCCGGTGGAATATCTGCCCTCTCAGTTCTTTTAGAGAAGAAGGGGAGACGATCTGAACTAGCTCTTTATGTTCTTCCGCGTGCAGTTGATTCTTGGTGGTATATTTTGGTCAACCGCCACCTGCTTCCAAACATAAAAAATGCTGAG GTCTTCCTATTCTCAATTTGTATGGGAGGAATCATGTATTACTTGGAATATGAGCCAGATACTATGGCTCCGTTCCTCCGAGGTTTGATTCGTCGCTTCCTCGCAAGCAGAATTAGCAATTCTAGCACAACTTCCAGTCGAGATGTTTCGCACTCTTATTTGAACACACTCGATGCCATGAAGAAACCAAATTTGGAAGATAACCGGGAAGTCGAAGCTGCACGGTCCGAGAAATACAACCTTGAATCAATTCCAGGTTTGTAG
- the LOC120093033 gene encoding 60S ribosomal protein L13-3-like gives MKHNNVIPSGHFRKHWQNYVRTWFNQPARKTRRRNARQEKAVKAFPRPTAGPLRPIVHGQTLKYNMKVRAGRGFSLEELKAAGIPKKYARTIGIAVDHRRRNRSLESLQANVQRLKTYKAKVVVFPRRARKFKAGDSTPEELATATQVQGSYMPIGLEKPSVELVKVTEDMKAFKAYDKLRVERTNARHVGARLKKAAEAEKEEKK, from the exons ATGAAGCATAACAATGTTATCCCTAGTGGACACTTTAGGAAGCACTGGCAAAATTATGTTAGAACTTGGTTCAACCAACCTGCTCGGAAAACAAGGAGAAGGAACG CTCGTCAAGAAAAGGCTGTGAAAGCTTTCCCTCGGCCTACTGCTGGACCACTTCGACCTATTGTTCATGGACAGACGTTGAAGTATAATATGAAAGTGAGGGCTGGTAGgggcttctctttggaagagttGAAG GCAGCTGGCATTCCAAAGAAATATGCACGAACAATTGGCATTGCAGTTGATCATCGCCGTAGAAACCGTTCCTTGGAGAGTCTTCAAGCTAATGTACAGAGGTTGAAGACTTACAAGGCCAAGGTGGTCGTCTTCCCACGGCGTGCACGCAAGTTCAAG GCTGGCGATTCTACTCCTGAGGAACTAGCAACTGCCACCCAAGTCCAGGGCTCTTACATGCCTATTGGGTTAGAGAAGCCATCAGTGGAGCTTGTGAAGGTCACAGAAGACATGAAGGCTTTCAAGGCTTATGACAAGCTTCGTGTTGAGCGAACAAATGCCCGCCATGTTGGTGCTCGGTTGAAGAAGGCTGCTGAGGcagagaaggaagagaagaagtaA
- the LOC120093031 gene encoding SWR1 complex subunit 2 isoform X1, giving the protein MDSSKEEDAPVFLDRSSRLTRGKRMTKLLDEEVEEDELFWNQDALKEDEVDDEYEEEPEVADEFDSDFNEDESEPEEEAENEADERTQTKKRLIFPGKTSSKNKNKKRVVSKVEKPSKDEASTDHSTPPEHHDTPDDTEVERTVRKSTRTSVIVRQAERDAIRAALQATMKPIKRKNPGEEKKMSQEEMLLEAAQTEIMNLRNLERVLAREEEVKKRAIVHKAVYNGPRIRYLSRNGCSYLEFSKGSSFQAELSTTSVPYPEKAVCVITGLPARYRDPKTGLPYATKEAFKTIRERFADDSMVAKEMDMGYLFASLSGNGFSARRKRSTPQNKKEMSYLRHFSRFRQIPAFDSDLSD; this is encoded by the exons ATGGATTCCTCCAAGGAAGAAGATGCTCCCGTTTTTCTTGATCGTTCTTCTCGGTTGACTAGAGGGAAGAG GATGACCAAGTTGCTTGATGAGGAAGTTGAAGAAGACGAGTTGTTTTGGAATCAGGATGCTCTCAAAGAG GATGAGGTTGATGACGAATATGAAGAAGAACCTGAGGTTGCTGATGAATTTGATAGTGATTTCAATGAAGAT GAGTCTGAACCAGAGGAAGAAGCTGAGAATGAAGCAGATGAGAG AACACAAACGAAGAAGCGATTAATATTTCCTGGAAAGACTTCTTCTAAGAACAAGAATAAAAAGAGAGTTGTTTCCAAAGTTGAGAAACCTTCCAAAGATGAAGCATCAACTGATCACTCTACACCTCCTGAACATCATGATACACCGGATGATACTGAAGTGGAGAGAACGGTGAGGAAATCCACTAGAACATCAGTTATTGTTAGGCAAGCTGAGAGGGATGCTATTCGTGCAGCTTTGCAAGCCACAATGAAG CCAATCAAGAGGAAAAATCCAGGtgaggagaagaagatgagtcAGGAAGAAATGCTTCTTGAAGCTGCTCAAACAG AAATCATGAACTTGAGGAATTTGGAGCGTGTTTTGGCAAGGGAAGAAGAAGTAAAAAAGAGAGCAATTGTGCATAAAGCTGTGTACAATGGTCCACGGATACGATACTTGTCAAGAAATG GTTGTTCATATCTAGAGTTTAGTAAAGGGTCATCATTTCAGGCAGAGCTTTCAACCACATCAGTTCCAT ATCCAGAGAAAGCTGTATGTGTGATTACAGGTTTGCCTGCAAG GTATCGTGACCCAAAAACAGGGTTGCCTTATGCAACTAAAGAAGCTTTCAAGACAATCCGTGAACG TTTTGCGGATGATAGTATGGTAGCCAAGGAAATGGACATGGGATATTTATTTGCTTCACTTTCTGGTAATGGGTTCTCAGCAAGGCGGAAGAGATCAACacctcaaaataaaaaagaaatgtcCTACTTGCGCCACTTTTCTCGTTTTCGCCAAATTCCAGCATTTGATTCTGATCTTTCTGATTAG
- the LOC120093031 gene encoding SWR1 complex subunit 2 isoform X2 → MDSSKEEDAPVFLDRSSRLTRGKRMTKLLDEEVEEDELFWNQDALKEDEVDDEYEEEPEVADEFDSDFNEDESEPEEEAENEADERTQTKKRLIFPGKTSSKNKNKKRVVSKVEKPSKDEASTDHSTPPEHHDTPDDTEVERTVRKSTRTSVIVRQAERDAIRAALQATMKPIKRKNPGEEKKMSQEEMLLEAAQTDPEKAVCVITGLPARYRDPKTGLPYATKEAFKTIRERFADDSMVAKEMDMGYLFASLSGNGFSARRKRSTPQNKKEMSYLRHFSRFRQIPAFDSDLSD, encoded by the exons ATGGATTCCTCCAAGGAAGAAGATGCTCCCGTTTTTCTTGATCGTTCTTCTCGGTTGACTAGAGGGAAGAG GATGACCAAGTTGCTTGATGAGGAAGTTGAAGAAGACGAGTTGTTTTGGAATCAGGATGCTCTCAAAGAG GATGAGGTTGATGACGAATATGAAGAAGAACCTGAGGTTGCTGATGAATTTGATAGTGATTTCAATGAAGAT GAGTCTGAACCAGAGGAAGAAGCTGAGAATGAAGCAGATGAGAG AACACAAACGAAGAAGCGATTAATATTTCCTGGAAAGACTTCTTCTAAGAACAAGAATAAAAAGAGAGTTGTTTCCAAAGTTGAGAAACCTTCCAAAGATGAAGCATCAACTGATCACTCTACACCTCCTGAACATCATGATACACCGGATGATACTGAAGTGGAGAGAACGGTGAGGAAATCCACTAGAACATCAGTTATTGTTAGGCAAGCTGAGAGGGATGCTATTCGTGCAGCTTTGCAAGCCACAATGAAG CCAATCAAGAGGAAAAATCCAGGtgaggagaagaagatgagtcAGGAAGAAATGCTTCTTGAAGCTGCTCAAACAG ATCCAGAGAAAGCTGTATGTGTGATTACAGGTTTGCCTGCAAG GTATCGTGACCCAAAAACAGGGTTGCCTTATGCAACTAAAGAAGCTTTCAAGACAATCCGTGAACG TTTTGCGGATGATAGTATGGTAGCCAAGGAAATGGACATGGGATATTTATTTGCTTCACTTTCTGGTAATGGGTTCTCAGCAAGGCGGAAGAGATCAACacctcaaaataaaaaagaaatgtcCTACTTGCGCCACTTTTCTCGTTTTCGCCAAATTCCAGCATTTGATTCTGATCTTTCTGATTAG